The following coding sequences are from one Acidobacteriota bacterium window:
- a CDS encoding DUF3291 domain-containing protein, whose protein sequence is MSQYHLAQLNIAVMKEPLESPSMADFVANLDRINALAESSPGFVWRLKTDDGDATALRPLGDNILVNMSVWQDVATLNHYVYKTAHVEIMARRKEWFEKMAEAYAVLWWVPQGHNPTITEAAARLEHLRQHGPTEKAFTFRNAFAPPDAVQPGMGFSFGNQCPAT, encoded by the coding sequence ATGTCTCAATACCACCTCGCTCAATTGAATATCGCTGTGATGAAAGAACCGCTCGAATCTCCCAGCATGGCCGACTTTGTTGCCAATCTGGATCGCATCAACGCGCTGGCTGAAAGCTCACCTGGATTTGTGTGGCGACTCAAAACTGATGACGGAGACGCCACCGCACTTCGGCCACTCGGCGACAATATACTGGTCAATATGTCGGTCTGGCAGGATGTCGCCACACTCAACCACTATGTCTACAAGACCGCGCATGTGGAAATTATGGCGCGGCGCAAAGAGTGGTTTGAAAAGATGGCCGAAGCCTACGCCGTGTTGTGGTGGGTGCCACAGGGGCACAATCCGACCATCACCGAAGCCGCCGCCCGACTCGAACACCTCCGGCAGCACGGTCCCACCGAAAAGGCATTTACTTTCCGGAATGCGTTTGCGCCGCCGGATGCGGTCCAGCCGGGAATGGGCTTCAGCTTTGGAAATCAATGCCCGGCGACATAG